Below is a genomic region from Argiope bruennichi chromosome 11, qqArgBrue1.1, whole genome shotgun sequence.
TGGTTCATTAGTAGAAATTGTTCTTCGTTTCTGTACCAATCTGGAAGAGGTGCACTCTGCTTTACAGTTTGATTTAGATATTCTTGAAAATTGTCATCAGTTACGTAATCTAAGATTTCATCTGCCAATGAATCAAATTGCTGATAATTCACTTCGTAAAGTTATGCTTTCTTCACACGCCTTGAAGACACTTGAGGCCTTTGCTGTGTGCGCTGGAGAGGACAGTTTTCAATCCAGTAAATTCGTGGCAAAAGTTCTTCTTGGTTTCCCCAATTTAATTTCTGTGGGTCTTGCAGATTCTTCTCTGCCTTTGAAACTCATTCTCAAAACACAAAGGAACTCCTTCTCCCTTCATTTCAAGCTGCGGCGATGTTTTTGGGGGATATCGCATGACAATTATCTACGTGTTGCAAATACCAAAAAGCTTTCCACTTATAGGAAAGGATTctctaaaataatcaaaatggcCGTCTTATCTTGCCCATGTACTGAAGAACTGGTGATTAATGTATTCCATGAAGAATGCCTACAACATTTGTGTCtactaaaaaatttaacttttctgagcattaactttaattattgtgATAGCGACTATATGCCCGCCTGGTTTTCGGTACTAAAGGAAATAGGTCCACAGCTTAAGCACCTCTCTGTTGAAAAGTCGAGTGATATTCAATTGAATGTTATCTGTGATAACTGTTTTAATCTAGAAAGTCTTCGAATTCGTGGAAAAGCAACAATTGCTGAAGCAACTTCTACCATCCCGAATTTACCACATCTAAGACGCTTACTTTTGATGTGCATGAACGAGGGGAGTCTGATGTATATGCTTTCCAGATGTCCTCTTTTGACAGAAATGTTCCTAGATTGTGCTTTGTGCTTAGATGATGACCTCCTGTGTAAAATTCTAAAGCAGAATCCGTTATCGGAGCTGAAAGTGGCGGGAATCCATGCGTGCAAGCTGTCAAGGATTGGCTTCCATTTGTTATTGGAAAGTGCTGTGAAACTTGAAAAAGTGTCTTTCAGATCTGTGAAAATGGATACTTCCGATCTAATCCATAAACTAAACCCAAAAATTGTCAATTATCcaatatttaacaaattgaaaGATATTGAGTTTTTTCGACGTAAACTTCATCCATGCCgtttttaaggataaatattaGGGTGggtcaaaaaaaattcaaaaatgtttttctcctGTCATTATAACAGGAGGAAGCTGACAATTGGTGAAAAGCAGGTCATTATACCAGGAGAAAACTGGCAATTGGTGAAAAGCATaatgagagaaaattattaaaatttattgatatattctaTACGGTATGGAGCTTAAAAGTCATATAAAGTGGGTGAAAATCGactgtttttcattcatttttaaaacgtaTCTTATGTCATTAGCTGTTATGTACTCAAAAATTGCAAAACGAAACTCTAAAGACTAGAATATTATTAACCAGCAAAGACCGATTATAtagaatagagaaaataataaaattaagagacATTTAAAGAAAACTCTTCAGCTATTAAGCACACTTCGTAAACTCCAACCCACTCGAAGGCGTGCGGTTAAATTAATGATTGAGTGCTAATGGCGATCACCGATCACAGTAAAACTTTTTCCGTGGGAGGCACGCTTTTTCGAGGTCCTCCCTAGGTGGAACTCTGTAGTTATTGATGAATCTtgtaatgtttaaatgttttgagAAGGCATTTTACTCTATCTTTTTCCATTTGATACTAACATGAGCTTTATGAACTGCAACTTCGATTCTGTACTTATTTTTACAGATTGTTTCGTATGATACTTGGATGTGAATAGGAATATACTTTTTagctttggaaaaaaatatgtaatggagcccccccccctccacctcttaaaaaaattcttttagttttgtaAATACGATTCCCCAACGAAAAAGAAAAATCGGGATATCAATATACGAACCAACCTTCCGgttagagaaatataaattttaaatttactttgcgCCAACGAAAACTCTtgtcaaataaaaaagtgaataacttcacaatcgaaatatttaaaatagcttcgtcctaaaaattgtaattatatattttttttctatccgaTTGACTTATTTGCTATTAAACATACCTAGTTCTTTGTTGTCATGATCAACATAATATTTGCAGCAaagacaaagaaaattatttttattcgttcaCAGAGTTAATAAGTTTCCAGAAAAGTAACGAATTGTTTTAAAGGTTTCAAGTATACGCTTCGGGATCTGTATCGTATTTTATCTATAGGGTAGACGgtc
It encodes:
- the LOC129957363 gene encoding uncharacterized protein LOC129957363 — translated: MNPVQPPTLYTICFQKTLSILRTGLWNRYDTNPFSYLPSTIVNDLTKFALSQPFHERPKITELWYLITSGRLTELDLIHHDLESDSNMFLKMMSENVCKNLRSFSIPACLRDADGSLVEIVLRFCTNLEEVHSALQFDLDILENCHQLRNLRFHLPMNQIADNSLRKVMLSSHALKTLEAFAVCAGEDSFQSSKFVAKVLLGFPNLISVGLADSSLPLKLILKTQRNSFSLHFKLRRCFWGISHDNYLRVANTKKLSTYRKGFSKIIKMAVLSCPCTEELVINVFHEECLQHLCLLKNLTFLSINFNYCDSDYMPAWFSVLKEIGPQLKHLSVEKSSDIQLNVICDNCFNLESLRIRGKATIAEATSTIPNLPHLRRLLLMCMNEGSLMYMLSRCPLLTEMFLDCALCLDDDLLCKILKQNPLSELKVAGIHACKLSRIGFHLLLESAVKLEKVSFRSVKMDTSDLIHKLNPKIVNYPIFNKLKDIEFFRRKLHPCRF